A region of Streptomyces halobius DNA encodes the following proteins:
- a CDS encoding S1 family peptidase — protein sequence MKDSRKYFLAVTAGALLSVSVATGAQAGTPPPESPRYEPQMVKALAKSLDVSEKAAVERLDRQAQQQSALAGLNKDGTKTEGAFFNSKGALTVNAPDAKTAATIEDAGLNARVPERGQSALDRIKTELDAMAAKQVPTGISSWSVDLASDTVTVEVNSDRSAAARAFLKAAEAHGDAVRVVRGQEILSTQAAIDPGSQMTIGGGPGVCSVGYGAKDSSGTQYLVTAGHCIQGLPDLQYNGERFAKGENTRFALGNDSVDMGIAKLDSDDSITTKVSTWGSAGEISVNGSERAAPGADLCKSGRTTQWTCGKVESYNVSVTYGDKNGPDTVVTGLGSSSVCTEGGDSGGAYISGNQAQGMTSGGPEKQQCTGGVNSSGSSYFQPLDDALSHYGLTLNTN from the coding sequence GTGAAAGATTCTCGCAAGTATTTCCTTGCCGTCACTGCCGGCGCCCTGCTTTCGGTTTCCGTTGCCACCGGCGCACAGGCGGGAACCCCGCCCCCCGAGTCCCCGCGCTACGAGCCGCAGATGGTCAAGGCCCTGGCCAAGTCGCTTGACGTGAGCGAGAAGGCGGCTGTCGAGCGACTGGACCGGCAGGCGCAGCAGCAGAGCGCGCTCGCCGGGCTGAACAAGGACGGAACCAAGACGGAGGGCGCCTTCTTCAACAGCAAGGGAGCGTTGACGGTTAACGCGCCCGACGCCAAGACCGCCGCCACGATCGAGGACGCGGGTCTGAACGCGCGGGTGCCCGAGCGCGGCCAGTCCGCCCTGGACCGCATCAAGACCGAGCTCGACGCCATGGCCGCCAAGCAGGTACCCACCGGCATCTCCTCCTGGTCGGTCGACCTTGCCTCCGACACCGTCACGGTCGAGGTCAACAGCGACAGGAGTGCGGCGGCCCGTGCCTTCCTCAAGGCGGCGGAGGCCCACGGTGACGCGGTTCGCGTCGTGCGCGGCCAGGAGATCCTGTCCACGCAGGCCGCGATAGACCCGGGCAGCCAGATGACGATCGGTGGCGGCCCCGGCGTCTGCTCGGTCGGTTACGGGGCGAAGGACTCCAGTGGCACGCAGTACCTGGTGACCGCGGGCCACTGCATCCAGGGCCTGCCCGACCTGCAGTACAACGGCGAGCGCTTCGCCAAGGGCGAGAACACCCGCTTCGCGCTGGGCAATGACAGCGTGGACATGGGCATAGCCAAGCTGGACTCCGACGACTCCATAACGACCAAGGTCAGCACATGGGGCAGCGCCGGTGAGATCTCGGTCAACGGCAGCGAGCGGGCCGCCCCGGGTGCTGACCTGTGCAAGTCGGGCCGGACCACCCAGTGGACCTGCGGCAAGGTCGAGTCGTACAACGTATCCGTCACCTACGGCGACAAGAACGGTCCCGATACCGTCGTCACCGGTCTCGGCAGCTCGTCGGTCTGCACCGAGGGTGGTGACAGCGGCGGCGCCTATATCTCCGGCAACCAGGCCCAGGGCATGACCTCGGGTGGTCCCGAGAAGCAGCAGTGCACTGGCGGGGTGAATTCGTCCGGTTCCTCATATTTCCAGCCGCTTGACGACGCTCTGTCCCACTACGGGCTGACGCTCAACACCAACTGA
- a CDS encoding acyl carrier protein gives MNSAPVNGGQPTTPATAHEEEVEQEVFDEIVGMLHAVLGDYGLDEAGITMDTRFHEDLDLESIDLVTLGGHLEARYGDAVNFAEYLAGLGLEQIITLTIGRLVEHVAACLRDSGEH, from the coding sequence GTGAACAGCGCACCGGTGAACGGCGGTCAGCCGACCACTCCGGCCACGGCGCACGAGGAGGAGGTGGAGCAGGAGGTATTCGACGAGATCGTCGGCATGCTCCACGCCGTCCTCGGCGACTACGGCCTGGACGAGGCCGGAATCACCATGGACACCCGTTTCCACGAGGATCTGGACCTGGAGAGCATCGACCTGGTGACCCTCGGCGGTCATCTGGAGGCCCGGTACGGGGACGCCGTGAACTTCGCCGAGTACCTCGCCGGCCTCGGCCTCGAACAGATCATCACCCTGACCATAGGCCGGCTCGTCGAGCACGTCGCCGCGTGCCTGCGGGACTCCGGGGAGCACTGA
- a CDS encoding XRE family transcriptional regulator: MAETPHARRDRAHTIPTAESPFADAFREALRQRGLGLERVRERLDAQGISISLATLSYWQRGRSQPERAQSLRAVDALETILELPDGALRSLLGPHRPRGRGMAEPPDLTASQSVFGANSVEEQALGEAFAQFNEDVSAVVVKETLRLDEHRCIREYSVNQVVRATRDGASRLTAVHCIDDAAAESIDVFARCGRLGTVRFHPELRTVVVEILFGRELARNETALIDYGILLGRSQQISMHHERRMRVNLREYLLHVYFHPAALPLTCHRYYREHIGAGKRCTSRIALDALHTAHMLPVRCPAGVHGMSWEWPDRPHADS; this comes from the coding sequence ATGGCCGAGACTCCCCACGCCCGCCGCGACCGAGCCCACACCATCCCCACCGCCGAATCCCCGTTCGCGGACGCCTTCCGCGAGGCTCTGCGGCAGCGCGGCCTCGGCCTGGAGCGGGTGCGAGAACGGCTGGACGCCCAGGGCATCAGCATCAGCCTGGCCACCCTCAGCTACTGGCAGCGTGGCCGCAGCCAGCCGGAACGCGCCCAGTCGCTCCGTGCCGTGGACGCGCTGGAGACCATCCTCGAACTGCCCGACGGCGCCCTGCGTTCGCTGCTCGGCCCGCACCGCCCCCGCGGCCGGGGCATGGCGGAGCCGCCGGACCTGACCGCCTCACAGAGCGTCTTCGGGGCGAACTCGGTCGAAGAGCAGGCGCTGGGCGAGGCGTTCGCGCAGTTCAACGAGGACGTCAGCGCGGTGGTCGTCAAAGAGACCCTGCGCCTCGACGAGCATCGGTGCATACGTGAATACTCCGTGAACCAGGTGGTGCGCGCCACGCGCGACGGCGCGAGCCGGCTTACCGCGGTGCACTGCATCGACGACGCCGCCGCGGAGTCGATCGACGTGTTCGCCCGCTGCGGCAGGCTCGGCACCGTGCGCTTCCACCCGGAGCTGCGCACCGTCGTGGTGGAGATCCTGTTCGGCCGGGAGCTCGCCAGGAATGAGACCGCGTTGATCGACTACGGCATCCTGCTCGGCCGAAGCCAGCAGATATCCATGCACCATGAGCGCAGAATGCGAGTGAACCTGCGTGAATACCTGCTCCATGTCTATTTCCACCCGGCGGCTCTCCCGCTGACCTGCCACCGCTATTACCGCGAACACATCGGCGCGGGAAAGCGCTGCACCAGCCGAATAGCGCTGGACGCCTTGCACACGGCGCACATGCTGCCGGTCAGGTGCCCGGCGGGCGTACACGGTATGTCCTGGGAATGGCCCGACCGACCCCACGCCGACTCATAG
- a CDS encoding alpha/beta fold hydrolase, with the protein MAVVNANGVNLHVKRMPARNGNGTVSGTFAHAEAPPTVVLLHGMVIDSLASHYLTLAPAFAAAGFDVIMYDMRGHGHSERPPSGYLLQDFVEDLDALLDRLAVAGPVHLVGYSYGGTVAFSYAAHRPDRVASVSLLESEPATEAWARKTAESLHRGVVELARESLYPELAEKYSAHVSRRVKSFARLLHSCTLAEEMPTSRVLAEAEIRSVRCPVLAVYGSESELAPQEPWLTSLLPNCRTAKIPDQEHWILIGATQQVIDLVTAWIREHAAVPSARPAPSATPAPSAKAEGS; encoded by the coding sequence GTGGCAGTGGTCAACGCCAACGGCGTCAATCTGCATGTGAAGCGGATGCCTGCCCGCAACGGCAACGGCACCGTCAGCGGCACCTTCGCCCATGCCGAGGCACCGCCCACCGTGGTGCTCCTCCACGGCATGGTCATCGACAGCCTCGCCAGCCACTACCTCACGCTGGCACCGGCCTTCGCGGCCGCGGGCTTTGACGTGATCATGTACGACATGCGCGGGCACGGCCACAGCGAACGGCCGCCGAGCGGCTACCTGCTGCAGGACTTCGTCGAGGATCTCGACGCGCTGCTCGACCGGCTGGCGGTCGCCGGGCCGGTGCATCTGGTCGGCTACTCCTACGGCGGCACCGTCGCGTTCAGCTACGCGGCCCACCGCCCGGACCGCGTGGCCAGCGTCTCGCTGCTGGAGTCGGAGCCCGCGACCGAGGCCTGGGCCCGCAAGACAGCCGAGAGCCTGCACCGCGGGGTGGTGGAGCTGGCCCGGGAGAGCCTGTATCCGGAACTGGCCGAGAAATACAGCGCACACGTCTCCCGGCGGGTGAAGTCCTTCGCCCGGCTGCTGCACTCCTGCACCCTGGCCGAGGAGATGCCCACCAGCAGGGTCCTGGCGGAGGCCGAGATCCGGTCCGTACGCTGCCCGGTCCTCGCCGTCTACGGCAGCGAATCCGAACTCGCGCCCCAGGAGCCGTGGTTGACGTCGCTCCTGCCCAACTGCCGTACCGCGAAGATCCCGGATCAGGAGCACTGGATCCTCATCGGTGCCACACAGCAGGTGATCGACCTGGTGACGGCGTGGATCCGTGAGCACGCCGCGGTGCCCTCGGCGCGCCCCGCGCCATCGGCGACCCCGGCCCCCTCAGCGAAGGCCGAAGGCTCATGA
- a CDS encoding alkaline phosphatase D family protein produces the protein MKLNRRDMLKAAAAAGALNLAWPLSAGLSPAQAREAAEALGATYDPAPFTLGVASGDPQPSSVVLWTRLAPEPFAAEQPLPEIVEVEWTVAEDSALTRVVARGTVAASATLGHSVHIPVGGLRAGRHYWYAFKALGKTSRTGRTKTAPVGSVSKVRFASANCQHFPSGYYAAHRGIARENLDFVVHLGDYTYEGGPSGGDAVRDHNGPDPFTLADYRKRHALYKGDPSLREAHAVHPWFLTWDDHEVSNDYSGTGGGAPFLQRRAAAYQAWYEHMPHRDGGGDAALPDPVIHRSRRWGDLLELTVLDLRSYRSAQNLSDGTILGAEQKSWLKQGIDRAPDAWHCWANSIMLSQLRGKPGGGYMFTDQWDGFLAERKEVLSHVHSSGLEDLVVITGDWHSAFVDDIRPDFDDTSTPVIGTEFTAHSVTSSAYDPDWNKANGPLMGKANPHLKYFEGNRYGYDVYEVTPERWSTYMRVIADRRDPDSPVSTLTTFHVDRGKSGSYEDSATKGSPAQYRRD, from the coding sequence GTGAAGCTGAACCGCCGTGACATGCTCAAGGCCGCGGCCGCCGCGGGTGCCCTCAACCTCGCCTGGCCGCTCAGCGCCGGGCTCTCGCCGGCACAGGCGCGGGAAGCCGCCGAGGCGCTGGGCGCCACATACGACCCCGCGCCCTTCACCCTCGGCGTCGCCAGCGGCGATCCCCAGCCGAGCAGCGTCGTGCTGTGGACCCGGCTCGCGCCCGAGCCGTTCGCCGCCGAGCAGCCGCTGCCCGAGATCGTCGAGGTCGAGTGGACCGTCGCCGAGGACAGCGCGCTCACACGGGTCGTGGCGCGGGGCACAGTTGCGGCCTCGGCCACGCTCGGCCACAGCGTGCACATACCGGTCGGTGGACTGCGCGCCGGCCGCCACTACTGGTACGCGTTCAAGGCCCTCGGCAAGACCAGCCGGACCGGCCGTACGAAGACCGCCCCGGTCGGCAGCGTATCCAAGGTCCGCTTCGCCTCCGCCAACTGCCAGCACTTCCCGTCCGGTTACTACGCGGCCCACCGGGGCATCGCCCGCGAGAACCTCGATTTCGTCGTCCACCTCGGCGATTACACCTACGAGGGCGGGCCCTCCGGCGGCGATGCCGTCCGCGACCACAACGGTCCCGACCCGTTCACGCTCGCCGACTACCGCAAACGGCACGCCCTCTACAAGGGCGACCCCTCGCTGCGCGAAGCCCACGCCGTCCACCCCTGGTTCCTGACCTGGGACGACCACGAGGTCTCGAACGACTACAGCGGTACGGGCGGCGGCGCCCCCTTCCTGCAGCGGCGCGCGGCCGCGTACCAGGCCTGGTACGAGCACATGCCCCACCGCGACGGCGGCGGCGACGCCGCGCTGCCCGACCCGGTGATCCACCGCAGCCGCCGCTGGGGCGACCTGCTGGAGCTGACCGTCCTCGATCTGCGCTCCTACCGCTCCGCACAGAACCTGTCCGACGGGACCATCCTCGGCGCCGAGCAGAAGTCGTGGCTCAAACAGGGCATCGACCGGGCCCCGGACGCCTGGCACTGCTGGGCCAACTCGATCATGCTCAGCCAGCTGCGCGGCAAGCCGGGCGGCGGCTATATGTTCACCGACCAGTGGGACGGCTTCCTCGCCGAGCGCAAGGAGGTGCTGAGCCATGTCCACAGCAGCGGCCTGGAGGACCTGGTCGTCATCACCGGCGACTGGCACTCGGCGTTCGTGGACGACATCCGGCCGGACTTCGACGACACCTCCACACCGGTGATCGGCACCGAATTCACCGCCCACTCGGTCACCTCCAGCGCGTACGACCCCGACTGGAACAAGGCCAACGGCCCCCTGATGGGCAAGGCCAACCCGCATCTGAAGTACTTCGAGGGCAACCGCTACGGCTACGACGTGTACGAGGTCACGCCGGAGCGCTGGAGCACATACATGAGAGTGATCGCGGACCGCCGTGATCCGGACTCGCCGGTGTCCACGCTCACGACGTTCCACGTCGACCGGGGGAAGTCCGGCTCTTACGAGGACTCGGCGACGAAGGGCTCCCCGGCGCAGTACCGGCGGGACTGA
- a CDS encoding glycosyltransferase — MSGFLFVVPPLVGHINPTVGVAAELARRGHEVAWAGRPDVVEPLVGGRATVFPCASPQLDSPDLLRPDSLRGPAALKFLWERFLGPLAQDMAPGVRAAVEEFGPDVLIADQQAVAGALVAERMGVPWATSATTSAGFTSLAGMPRVEEWIAGLLHGLRQRIGVPHGTADPRLSDDLVLLFSTEALVGRDAPLGEQVRCVGPSLSARPTGDDFPWKRLDSRRPKVLITLGTANTEVVPRFLAECAEAVRTRTDHLQAIIVDPSGTLPESADSVLVRRRVPQLPLLERVDAVVCHAGHNTVCETLWHGLPLVVAPLRDDQPAVAGQVTRAGAGVRVRFNRAGAAHINTALDAVLHEPGYRAAAQRVGRSFREAGGAAAAATHLEQLADRTAGDTPPR, encoded by the coding sequence ATGAGCGGATTTCTCTTCGTCGTACCGCCCCTGGTCGGGCACATCAACCCCACGGTCGGCGTCGCGGCCGAGCTGGCCCGGCGGGGGCACGAGGTGGCCTGGGCGGGACGGCCGGACGTCGTGGAGCCGCTGGTGGGCGGGCGGGCGACGGTGTTCCCCTGCGCCTCGCCGCAGTTGGACAGCCCCGACCTGCTGCGCCCGGACTCGCTGCGCGGCCCGGCGGCGCTGAAGTTCCTGTGGGAGCGGTTCTTGGGGCCGCTGGCGCAGGACATGGCCCCCGGTGTCCGGGCCGCGGTCGAGGAGTTCGGGCCCGACGTGCTCATCGCCGACCAGCAGGCGGTCGCCGGGGCGCTGGTGGCCGAGCGGATGGGGGTGCCCTGGGCCACCTCGGCGACCACGTCGGCGGGGTTCACCTCGCTGGCGGGCATGCCGAGGGTGGAAGAGTGGATCGCCGGGCTGCTGCACGGCCTGCGGCAGCGGATCGGCGTGCCGCACGGCACCGCGGATCCCCGCCTGTCCGACGACCTCGTGCTCTTGTTCAGCACCGAGGCCCTCGTAGGCCGGGACGCCCCCCTCGGCGAGCAGGTGCGCTGCGTCGGCCCGTCCCTCTCCGCCCGCCCCACCGGGGACGACTTCCCCTGGAAGCGGCTGGACTCCCGGCGCCCCAAGGTGCTGATCACCCTCGGCACGGCCAACACGGAGGTCGTGCCGCGCTTCCTCGCCGAGTGCGCCGAAGCCGTACGCACCCGGACCGACCACCTGCAGGCAATCATCGTCGACCCCTCGGGCACCCTGCCGGAGAGCGCCGACAGCGTTCTCGTCCGCCGCCGGGTCCCCCAGCTCCCCTTGCTGGAACGGGTCGACGCCGTGGTCTGCCACGCCGGCCACAACACCGTCTGCGAGACGCTCTGGCACGGGCTCCCCCTGGTCGTCGCTCCCCTGCGGGACGATCAGCCCGCCGTCGCCGGTCAGGTCACCCGGGCCGGCGCGGGAGTTCGCGTGCGCTTCAACCGGGCGGGCGCCGCCCATATCAACACGGCACTCGACGCCGTACTCCACGAGCCCGGCTACCGGGCCGCCGCCCAACGGGTGGGACGCTCCTTCCGCGAAGCCGGCGGCGCGGCCGCCGCGGCAACCCACCTCGAACAGCTCGCCGACCGCACGGCAGGCGACACGCCGCCGCGCTGA
- a CDS encoding type I polyketide synthase encodes MTGETHGNRPQVAIVGMAVLFPGAADLPAYWQNLADGVDAIGDVPPGRWDASFYDPGAADRSDRVYCRRGGFVDDLAKVEVTRFGIMPNSVPGTEPEQLIALQVAADAIADAGGERRLPARDRVGVILGRGGYLTPGLARGTQSILTSNQLVRTLGELLPELGGQQLERVRKAFTRQLGPDEPEQAIGLVPNLTASRVANRLDLRGPAYTVDAACASSLIAVDQAVGELATGRCDMVLAGGVHHCHDITLWSVFARLRALSPSQRIRPFHRAADGLLIGEGTGVVALKRLDDAVRDDDRIYAVIRGTGVASDGRSGSLVNPDPSGQVGAVRQAWRAAGLDPAAPGSVGLLEAHGTATPSGDAAELATLAEVFGPGGGDHDRPVIGSVKSMIGHTMPAAGVAGLVKAALAVHHAVLPPTLHCDDPHPALERTRFRTTATARDWETDGGQRVRRAGVNAFGFGGINAHVVLESAPGAPAVRRPRPAAVVREPERVLRLAADSPRQLAALLDTDDSGVLAAAANRPAPGGGRTRLGIVDPTAKRLALARKAVARGLPWRGRNDVWFTPEPLLGGAGGGRLAFVFPGLEADFAPQIADVAQHFGLSALLPSLRDAGPAEVTDVGRHGAGVIGVGRVLDAALRRMGIVPDAVAGHSVGEWTAMATAGLYAGQAVDEFTRSFDPGQVRVAGLAFAALGAPADRVRAALDEHPGVVLSHDNAPNQSMVCGPPERVDALVRWFRAQRVIGQVLPFRSGFHTPMLAPYLNQIRYYAERFELHPPTVPVWSATTASEYPEAEEEVRALFLRHLLEPVRFRPLTEAMYEAGFRVFVQAGTGQVGSLIDSTLQSRPHLVVAANSPHRSGLAQLLRVATALWADGGDPDAEALRSGRRSAPRRTPMPLDLGGKLVSLDRETVAGVRSALAAGQPAVAGGGELAALQRLSDRHSVVAAELRALVRDAAGAAEALTAAAADSAHAPARPAPAAASVRPEPPQQPARPASPQPPVRPAPPQSARRPAPGGPLAAPAPHAPGGREERTVLRVSTDAMPYLRDHCFFVQRPDWPDEADRRPVVPATTVVQHMMEFAERARPGSRAVAVHQVRLDRWVTAAPAEDIPVGVTPLEAGRVAVTFGPYARAQVELAAHHPGDPPLPWRWPPSAERQPETTAEQLYRDRWMFHGPLFQGVAELTAIGETHVRGVLTTPPAPGALLDNVGQLLGYWIMTTLPARTLVFPVRMRRIRFFGPHPAPGTRLECLIKITSITDTAVAADMQLVREGRVWAHLSGWEDHRFDNFPDTRDQERFPERNALSRVQEGGWSLVFDRCRDLASRDLVMRRHLGSAEREEYAVCPPRGRKQWLLGRIAVKDAVRQWLWDHGEGPVFPAEIRVGNDASGRPRVSGLHGRVLPGLDVTLAHRAEAAVALVLPSAPYGQPGPGIDVEEVTERPERTVTAALGPAELALLTARRTATGEPEALWFTRFWAAKEAVSKAEGTGLQGQPKRFAVVAAEPDELLVEADGRRYRVRCRRIGNPAELPVREYVVAWTAGPADEGTDDSNSDTRNRSISTSTSTSSDNNATEERETRP; translated from the coding sequence ATGACCGGCGAGACGCACGGAAACCGGCCCCAGGTCGCCATTGTCGGCATGGCGGTGCTGTTCCCGGGGGCCGCGGACCTTCCGGCGTACTGGCAGAACCTGGCCGACGGGGTGGACGCGATCGGCGACGTGCCTCCCGGGCGGTGGGACGCCTCCTTCTACGACCCGGGAGCCGCAGACCGCTCGGACCGGGTCTACTGCCGCCGCGGCGGATTCGTCGACGACCTGGCGAAGGTCGAGGTGACGCGGTTCGGGATCATGCCCAACTCGGTGCCGGGCACCGAGCCGGAGCAGCTCATCGCGCTGCAGGTGGCCGCGGACGCCATCGCGGACGCGGGCGGTGAGCGGCGGCTGCCGGCCCGGGACCGGGTCGGGGTGATCCTCGGCCGCGGCGGGTACCTGACGCCCGGACTCGCCCGCGGGACCCAGAGCATACTGACGTCCAATCAACTGGTCCGCACTCTTGGCGAGTTGCTGCCCGAACTCGGCGGCCAACAGCTGGAGCGGGTGCGGAAGGCGTTCACCCGGCAGCTGGGGCCCGACGAGCCGGAGCAGGCGATCGGCCTGGTGCCCAACCTCACCGCCTCCCGGGTGGCCAACCGGCTCGACCTGCGCGGCCCCGCCTACACCGTGGACGCCGCCTGTGCGTCCTCGCTGATCGCGGTCGACCAGGCGGTGGGCGAACTGGCCACGGGACGCTGTGACATGGTGCTCGCCGGCGGTGTGCACCACTGCCACGACATCACGCTGTGGTCGGTGTTCGCCCGACTGCGCGCGCTCTCCCCCAGCCAGCGGATCCGCCCCTTCCACCGGGCCGCGGACGGTCTGCTGATCGGCGAGGGCACCGGCGTCGTGGCCCTCAAGCGGCTCGACGACGCGGTGCGCGACGACGACCGGATCTATGCCGTCATCCGCGGCACCGGCGTGGCCAGCGACGGCCGCAGCGGCAGCCTGGTCAACCCGGACCCCTCGGGCCAGGTCGGCGCCGTGCGGCAGGCATGGCGGGCGGCCGGTCTGGACCCCGCCGCGCCGGGCTCGGTCGGCCTGTTGGAGGCACACGGGACCGCGACCCCCTCGGGTGACGCGGCCGAACTCGCCACCCTGGCCGAGGTGTTCGGCCCGGGTGGCGGTGACCATGACCGGCCGGTGATCGGCTCGGTGAAGTCGATGATCGGCCACACCATGCCGGCCGCGGGCGTGGCGGGGCTCGTCAAGGCGGCGCTGGCGGTGCACCACGCGGTGCTGCCGCCGACACTGCACTGCGACGACCCGCATCCCGCGCTGGAGCGCACCCGCTTCCGTACGACCGCCACCGCACGCGACTGGGAGACCGACGGCGGGCAGCGGGTCCGACGCGCGGGGGTGAACGCCTTCGGCTTCGGCGGTATCAACGCCCATGTGGTGCTCGAATCGGCGCCCGGCGCTCCTGCCGTGCGGCGGCCCCGGCCCGCGGCCGTGGTGCGCGAACCCGAACGGGTGCTGCGGCTGGCCGCCGACAGCCCGCGGCAGCTGGCCGCGCTGCTGGACACGGACGACTCCGGCGTCCTCGCGGCAGCCGCAAACCGGCCCGCTCCGGGCGGCGGGCGCACCCGGCTCGGCATCGTGGACCCGACCGCCAAACGCCTCGCACTCGCCAGAAAGGCAGTGGCCAGGGGCCTGCCCTGGCGGGGCCGCAACGATGTGTGGTTCACGCCCGAGCCGCTGCTCGGCGGAGCCGGCGGCGGACGCCTGGCGTTCGTCTTCCCCGGCCTCGAAGCCGACTTCGCGCCTCAAATCGCCGACGTCGCCCAGCACTTCGGCCTGTCCGCGTTGCTGCCCTCGCTCCGGGACGCGGGCCCGGCGGAGGTGACGGACGTCGGCCGGCACGGCGCCGGGGTGATCGGCGTGGGCCGGGTGCTGGACGCCGCCCTGCGGCGGATGGGGATCGTGCCGGACGCGGTGGCGGGCCACAGCGTCGGGGAGTGGACCGCGATGGCCACCGCCGGGCTGTACGCCGGCCAGGCCGTGGACGAGTTCACCCGGTCCTTCGACCCCGGACAGGTGCGGGTGGCGGGCCTCGCCTTCGCCGCACTGGGCGCCCCGGCCGACCGCGTCCGCGCCGCACTCGACGAACACCCCGGGGTCGTGCTCTCGCACGACAACGCGCCGAACCAGTCGATGGTGTGCGGCCCGCCCGAGCGGGTGGACGCGCTCGTACGGTGGTTCCGCGCGCAGCGCGTCATCGGCCAGGTCCTGCCGTTCCGGTCCGGCTTCCACACCCCCATGCTGGCCCCCTACCTCAACCAGATCCGGTACTACGCGGAGCGGTTCGAGCTGCATCCGCCGACGGTGCCCGTGTGGTCGGCGACCACCGCGTCGGAATACCCGGAGGCCGAGGAGGAGGTACGCGCGCTGTTCCTGCGTCACCTGCTGGAGCCGGTGCGCTTCCGCCCGCTGACCGAGGCGATGTACGAAGCCGGCTTCCGGGTGTTCGTCCAGGCCGGTACGGGCCAGGTCGGGTCGCTGATCGACAGCACTCTGCAGAGCCGCCCGCATCTGGTGGTGGCCGCCAACTCCCCGCATCGCAGTGGCCTCGCGCAACTGCTGCGGGTCGCCACGGCGCTGTGGGCGGACGGCGGTGATCCGGATGCCGAGGCGCTGCGGAGCGGACGCCGGAGCGCTCCGCGGCGCACGCCGATGCCGCTGGACCTCGGCGGGAAGCTGGTCTCCCTGGACCGGGAGACGGTGGCCGGCGTCCGCTCGGCACTGGCCGCCGGGCAGCCGGCGGTGGCGGGCGGCGGCGAACTGGCCGCTCTGCAGCGGCTGTCCGACCGTCACTCCGTCGTGGCAGCCGAACTCCGCGCGCTGGTGCGGGACGCCGCGGGCGCCGCCGAGGCGCTCACCGCGGCGGCTGCCGACAGCGCGCACGCCCCGGCGCGGCCGGCTCCGGCGGCCGCGTCCGTACGACCTGAACCGCCGCAGCAGCCCGCGCGTCCTGCCTCGCCGCAACCCCCCGTACGGCCGGCGCCGCCACAATCCGCCCGGCGCCCGGCGCCCGGCGGCCCCCTGGCGGCCCCGGCCCCGCACGCCCCCGGCGGGCGGGAGGAGCGCACCGTGCTCCGGGTGTCGACGGACGCCATGCCCTACCTGCGCGATCACTGCTTCTTCGTGCAGCGCCCCGACTGGCCCGACGAGGCGGACCGCCGGCCGGTGGTTCCGGCCACCACGGTGGTCCAACACATGATGGAGTTCGCCGAGCGGGCCCGGCCCGGCTCGCGGGCCGTCGCGGTGCACCAGGTGCGGCTGGACCGCTGGGTGACCGCCGCACCCGCCGAGGACATACCCGTCGGCGTCACGCCGCTGGAGGCCGGCCGGGTGGCCGTGACGTTCGGCCCCTACGCACGGGCCCAGGTCGAACTGGCCGCACACCATCCCGGTGACCCGCCCCTCCCCTGGCGGTGGCCCCCCAGCGCCGAACGGCAACCGGAGACCACGGCCGAGCAGCTGTACCGCGACCGCTGGATGTTCCACGGCCCCCTCTTCCAGGGAGTCGCCGAACTCACCGCGATCGGCGAGACCCATGTACGCGGAGTGCTCACCACCCCGCCCGCGCCCGGCGCGCTGCTGGACAACGTGGGGCAACTCCTCGGCTACTGGATCATGACCACGCTGCCCGCGCGCACTCTGGTCTTCCCCGTACGGATGAGGCGCATCCGCTTCTTCGGCCCCCACCCCGCGCCCGGCACCCGCCTGGAGTGCCTCATCAAGATCACCTCGATCACCGACACTGCGGTGGCCGCCGATATGCAACTCGTGCGCGAGGGCAGGGTGTGGGCGCATCTCAGCGGCTGGGAGGACCACCGCTTCGACAACTTCCCGGACACCAGGGACCAGGAGCGCTTCCCCGAGCGCAACGCCCTCTCCCGCGTCCAGGAAGGCGGCTGGTCACTCGTCTTTGACCGCTGCCGGGACCTCGCCTCCCGCGATCTCGTCATGCGCCGGCACCTGGGCAGCGCCGAGCGGGAGGAGTACGCGGTGTGCCCGCCGCGCGGCCGCAAGCAGTGGTTGCTGGGCCGGATCGCGGTCAAGGACGCCGTACGCCAATGGCTGTGGGACCACGGCGAGGGGCCGGTCTTCCCCGCCGAGATACGGGTGGGCAACGATGCGAGCGGCCGGCCCCGGGTCAGCGGTCTGCACGGCCGCGTCCTGCCCGGACTGGACGTCACGCTGGCACACCGGGCGGAAGCCGCGGTCGCGCTGGTACTGCCGAGCGCCCCATATGGGCAACCGGGGCCCGGCATCGACGTGGAGGAGGTCACCGAGCGACCCGAGCGGACCGTCACCGCCGCACTGGGCCCGGCCGAACTGGCCCTCCTCACCGCACGCCGCACCGCGACGGGCGAGCCGGAAGCCCTGTGGTTCACCAGGTTCTGGGCGGCCAAGGAAGCGGTGTCCAAGGCGGAGGGCACCGGCCTGCAGGGGCAGCCCAAGCGCTTCGCGGTGGTCGCCGCGGAGCCTGACGAGCTGCTGGTGGAGGCGGACGGCCGCCGTTACCGGGTGCGCTGCCGGCGGATCGGCAATCCGGCCGAACTGCCCGTCCGGGAGTACGTCGTCGCATGGACGGCGGGGCCGGCCGACGAGGGCACCGACGACAGCAACAGCGACACCCGCAACCGCAGCATCAGCACCAGCACCAGCACCAGCAGCGACAACAACGCAACCGAAGAACGGGAGACGCGACCGTGA